The following coding sequences lie in one Leptospira selangorensis genomic window:
- a CDS encoding acyl-CoA desaturase, with protein sequence MAIILSFFAAHWILAAFVQSFYLHRYSAHQMFKLNRFWEKFFYFFTFVVQGSSFLNPRAYAILHRRHHAYSDTAKDPHSPVASKGFLDMMWTTAVVYENILDRKEEVEKEFKGNYPEIPWFDRFADSWFIRLFFGTGYTLFYMAFVPADAVWLYALLPIHYLMGPTHGAVVNWCGHMYGYRNHAKNPDNSKNTLPVDFLIMGELYQNNHHAHPNSPNFAFRWFELDLTYQVMKVLHFMGIITIQRAVWTEKGRKELSGTAPSPLADVA encoded by the coding sequence ATGGCAATCATTCTAAGTTTTTTTGCGGCACACTGGATTTTAGCCGCTTTCGTTCAATCGTTCTACTTACATCGTTATTCTGCTCACCAGATGTTCAAACTGAACCGTTTCTGGGAAAAGTTCTTCTATTTCTTTACTTTTGTTGTGCAAGGTTCTTCATTCTTGAATCCGAGAGCGTATGCAATTCTTCACAGAAGACACCATGCTTACAGTGACACCGCAAAAGATCCTCATTCTCCTGTAGCTTCTAAAGGATTTTTAGATATGATGTGGACCACCGCAGTCGTTTATGAAAACATTTTAGATCGTAAAGAAGAAGTGGAGAAGGAGTTCAAAGGAAATTATCCGGAAATCCCTTGGTTCGATCGTTTCGCTGATTCTTGGTTTATTCGTTTATTCTTTGGAACCGGCTATACTCTATTCTATATGGCTTTCGTTCCTGCAGACGCAGTTTGGTTATATGCTTTATTACCAATCCATTATCTAATGGGACCAACTCATGGTGCAGTGGTAAACTGGTGTGGACATATGTATGGTTACCGCAACCACGCAAAAAATCCGGACAATTCCAAAAATACTCTTCCTGTGGACTTCTTGATCATGGGAGAATTATACCAAAACAATCACCACGCTCACCCGAACTCTCCAAACTTCGCGTTCCGTTGGTTCGAGTTGGATCTTACTTACCAAGTGATGAAGGTACTACATTTTATGGGAATCATCACCATCCAGAGAGCGGTATGGACCGAGAAAGGAAGAAAAGAACTTTCCGGTACGGCACCTTCTCCTTTGGCTGATGTAGCTTAA
- a CDS encoding ankyrin repeat domain-containing protein yields MKFIDKTYLLRCSVLLLFSFNLQPLSAQQAHPKTAIGENLSGIKKRAELPSPTISGSGLKAVAIVGEVDGNEGPKTREYVNNIKGLVKVLKDRGVSVSEFYPPNNPWSGIKEASQNVNIVLYAGHGVGTNLDQPPYDQRSVGGFYLGKEFVSNEQISSGLKPAPGAIVLFLGACFTAGNMAYDMGVIRDEETKKRISMYSSPFLETGFKGYYATWAPWTAQTILALLFTNKNYGDVYFSQTNPQEVTKISHPSSSGSSLYYHTKPPASKPVYDYAFAGNPSNILRSENSNTDTETKITEEERLKQNRILISSLYDKNENKSLESLEKGADPNADYLGWKPIHLAIVFDLPNVVKELVRKKASINAQAESYTPLSMALAYERKEIAEFLEKEGGTRSRAAFKKPNIPNLKK; encoded by the coding sequence ATGAAATTTATTGATAAAACCTATCTATTAAGATGTTCAGTCCTTTTATTATTTTCTTTCAATCTACAACCTCTCTCAGCACAACAAGCGCATCCAAAAACCGCAATCGGTGAAAATCTCTCCGGGATCAAAAAAAGAGCGGAACTCCCCTCCCCTACTATTTCCGGTTCAGGTTTAAAAGCGGTAGCCATAGTTGGAGAAGTGGACGGGAACGAAGGCCCAAAAACCAGAGAATATGTAAATAATATCAAAGGTCTTGTAAAAGTTTTAAAAGACAGAGGGGTCTCTGTCAGTGAATTTTATCCTCCTAATAATCCATGGTCCGGAATTAAAGAAGCATCACAAAATGTGAATATAGTTTTATATGCCGGACATGGAGTTGGAACCAATTTGGACCAACCTCCTTACGACCAAAGATCGGTGGGTGGATTTTATTTAGGAAAAGAATTCGTTTCCAATGAACAAATTTCTTCGGGACTTAAACCTGCGCCAGGTGCAATCGTCCTATTTTTAGGTGCTTGTTTTACTGCAGGAAATATGGCCTACGATATGGGAGTGATCCGAGACGAAGAAACTAAAAAAAGGATCTCTATGTATTCTTCTCCTTTTCTGGAGACAGGATTCAAAGGTTATTATGCTACCTGGGCACCTTGGACGGCTCAGACAATTCTAGCTTTATTATTTACGAATAAAAACTATGGGGATGTTTATTTCAGTCAGACCAATCCTCAGGAAGTGACTAAAATTTCTCATCCTAGTTCTTCCGGATCTTCTTTATATTATCACACTAAACCTCCCGCTTCTAAACCTGTTTATGATTATGCTTTCGCGGGAAATCCTTCTAATATTTTAAGATCCGAAAATTCTAACACTGATACTGAAACTAAAATAACAGAAGAAGAGAGACTAAAACAAAATCGTATCTTGATCTCGAGCCTATATGATAAGAATGAAAACAAATCCTTGGAGTCTCTCGAAAAAGGTGCAGATCCAAATGCAGATTATTTAGGATGGAAGCCTATCCATCTTGCGATCGTATTCGATCTTCCGAATGTAGTGAAAGAACTCGTCCGTAAAAAGGCATCTATTAATGCTCAGGCAGAAAGTTACACTCCTCTGTCCATGGCTCTCGCTTATGAACGTAAAGAAATCGCTGAGTTTTTGGAAAAAGAAGGCGGAACCAGAAGTAGGGCCGCATTTAAGAAACCGAATATCCCGAATTTAAAAAAGTAG
- a CDS encoding protein kinase, translating to MTVRFAEKELKELIQEASQGEKYPLAKLISELEKPDSFEFRKVLFKQLENSGFNGDKSVTIGFTGTPGAGKSSLLGEISTNFLQTVPDKKMAVVAIDPSSHISGGSLLGDRTRLSLPVREKRIFFRSQPSQLELGGLNPYTYHVIRLLRCFFDLIFVETVGIGQNEIEVSKLADLSFLVMVPLGGDQIQFMKSGIMEVPDAFILNKCDEENLARASYHTLSTTLEFLRDIVPGGSIPPIFLTSVKTKKGIQELLDFVLKSKPHTKRSGETKVQIEKWIKTEYGNFGLNILSQTHFDPKGSFEEVEASAKIEIEKNYK from the coding sequence ATGACCGTACGGTTTGCAGAAAAGGAACTCAAAGAACTGATCCAAGAAGCTTCCCAAGGGGAAAAATATCCTCTTGCGAAGCTGATCAGCGAACTGGAAAAACCGGATTCATTCGAATTTCGTAAAGTTCTATTCAAACAGTTAGAAAACTCCGGCTTCAATGGAGACAAATCAGTCACCATCGGATTTACAGGAACTCCCGGAGCAGGAAAATCCTCCCTTTTAGGAGAGATCTCCACAAACTTCTTACAAACAGTACCTGACAAAAAAATGGCTGTAGTCGCCATAGATCCTTCCAGTCATATCAGCGGAGGATCTTTACTCGGAGATAGAACCAGACTTTCTCTACCGGTAAGAGAGAAGAGGATTTTTTTCAGATCCCAACCAAGCCAATTGGAGCTGGGAGGTTTGAATCCTTATACATATCATGTGATCCGATTACTACGTTGTTTTTTCGATCTTATATTCGTAGAAACAGTAGGGATCGGCCAAAATGAGATAGAAGTTTCCAAACTGGCAGATCTTTCCTTTTTAGTCATGGTTCCTTTAGGCGGAGACCAGATCCAATTCATGAAAAGTGGGATTATGGAAGTCCCCGATGCATTCATATTAAACAAATGTGATGAAGAAAATCTTGCCAGAGCAAGTTACCATACTCTTTCTACTACTCTAGAGTTTTTACGAGATATTGTCCCTGGAGGAAGTATCCCCCCTATTTTTCTGACCAGCGTAAAAACCAAAAAAGGGATCCAAGAACTATTAGATTTTGTTTTGAAGAGTAAACCTCATACTAAAAGATCTGGGGAAACCAAAGTCCAGATCGAAAAATGGATCAAGACCGAGTATGGGAATTTCGGACTAAATATCCTATCTCAAACTCATTTCGATCCAAAGGGATCTTTCGAAGAAGTAGAAGCATCAGCTAAAATCGAAATCGAAAAAAATTATAAATAA
- a CDS encoding protein meaA, translated as MEKKDHILYDKTGNPSKEPAWIFRTYAGHTNAKESNELFRKNLAKGQTGLSIAFDLPTQCGYSSDHAIARPEIGKVGVPINTLEDFRILFDQIPIEEMNTSMTINGTSMWLLSLYVALAEERGEDVSKLQGTTQNDIIKEYLARGTYIFPPEHSIRIIVDMYEYCLKRIPKWNPSNICSYHLQEAGATPVQELAFALATGMAILDAVKERNCFTHEEFEQCVGRISFFVNAGIRFIEEMCKMRAFSDMWEEITVGIYQVKNEKYRRFRYGVQVNSLGLTEEQPENNAWRILIEALGVTLSRDARCRALQLPAWNEALSLPRPWDQQWSLRLQQVLAYETDLLEYPDLFEGSRVVESKVKDLIENANKEIQKIKEMGGAIKAIENGYMKAQLVKSQAERLAKINNDELIIVGKNKWKDGIPSPLTNDPDGGIFKVDPKSAEQTLKVLSDVKARRDAKKVAETLARLEDDAKNGKNLMFASVECAKALVTTGEWADTLRKIFGEYRPSTGVEGQKLNLESDKVANVRTKVEKFQKATGARPKIVVGKPGLDGHSNGAEMIAVSAKHAGFDVIYSGIRLTPEEIVQSAVEENANVIGVSILSGSHVELAEQIFAELKHYKADIPVVFGGIIPQPDFEKLHSIGVKAIFTPKDYDLMDVMDRIIDIVSAKIPASV; from the coding sequence ATGGAAAAAAAAGACCATATCCTTTACGATAAGACCGGAAATCCTAGCAAAGAGCCGGCTTGGATTTTCAGAACTTACGCGGGTCATACAAACGCAAAGGAGTCCAACGAACTCTTTAGAAAAAACCTGGCAAAGGGTCAAACAGGCCTTTCCATCGCCTTTGATCTTCCCACACAATGCGGTTATAGCTCAGATCACGCAATTGCTAGGCCGGAAATCGGAAAAGTAGGAGTTCCAATCAACACTCTCGAGGACTTCCGGATCCTCTTCGATCAGATTCCGATCGAAGAAATGAACACTTCAATGACCATCAATGGCACTTCCATGTGGTTACTTTCGCTATATGTGGCTTTGGCGGAAGAAAGAGGAGAAGACGTTTCTAAACTCCAAGGGACCACTCAAAACGACATAATCAAAGAATATCTGGCTCGCGGGACCTATATTTTCCCTCCTGAACATTCTATCCGTATCATCGTGGATATGTATGAATATTGTTTGAAAAGAATTCCGAAATGGAACCCATCCAATATTTGTTCTTACCATTTACAAGAAGCAGGAGCTACTCCTGTCCAGGAACTAGCATTCGCACTCGCAACAGGGATGGCAATCTTAGATGCAGTGAAAGAAAGAAACTGTTTTACTCACGAAGAATTCGAACAATGTGTTGGTAGGATCTCCTTCTTCGTAAACGCAGGTATCCGATTCATCGAAGAAATGTGCAAGATGCGTGCCTTCTCCGATATGTGGGAAGAGATCACTGTAGGGATCTATCAGGTTAAAAACGAAAAATACCGCAGATTCCGTTATGGAGTCCAAGTAAACTCACTCGGATTAACGGAAGAACAACCTGAAAACAACGCATGGAGAATTTTGATCGAAGCTTTAGGAGTCACCTTAAGTAGAGATGCAAGATGTAGAGCACTCCAACTTCCGGCTTGGAACGAGGCACTTTCACTTCCTCGCCCATGGGACCAACAATGGTCACTTCGTTTACAACAAGTACTCGCTTACGAAACAGACTTACTCGAATATCCGGACCTATTCGAAGGTTCCAGAGTTGTAGAAAGTAAAGTAAAAGATCTGATCGAGAACGCAAATAAAGAGATCCAAAAGATCAAAGAAATGGGCGGAGCTATTAAAGCGATCGAGAACGGTTACATGAAAGCCCAACTCGTAAAATCCCAGGCAGAAAGACTCGCTAAGATCAATAACGACGAATTAATCATCGTAGGAAAAAACAAATGGAAAGACGGGATCCCTTCCCCTCTTACCAACGATCCTGACGGAGGGATTTTCAAAGTAGATCCTAAATCCGCAGAACAAACTCTCAAAGTACTCTCCGATGTAAAAGCAAGAAGAGATGCGAAGAAGGTCGCGGAAACTCTAGCAAGATTGGAAGACGACGCTAAAAACGGAAAGAACCTGATGTTCGCTTCCGTAGAATGTGCTAAGGCTCTTGTGACTACTGGAGAATGGGCAGATACACTCAGAAAAATATTCGGAGAATATCGTCCATCTACCGGAGTAGAAGGACAAAAACTCAATTTGGAATCCGACAAAGTTGCTAATGTCAGAACTAAAGTAGAGAAATTCCAAAAAGCAACCGGTGCAAGACCTAAGATAGTAGTCGGTAAACCTGGGTTAGACGGCCATTCAAACGGCGCAGAAATGATCGCAGTATCCGCAAAACATGCAGGATTCGATGTGATCTATTCAGGGATCAGACTCACTCCAGAAGAGATCGTACAATCCGCTGTGGAAGAAAACGCAAATGTGATCGGAGTATCCATACTTTCCGGATCCCATGTGGAGCTTGCAGAACAAATATTCGCAGAATTAAAACATTATAAAGCAGATATACCTGTGGTCTTCGGAGGAATTATCCCTCAGCCTGATTTCGAAAAACTACATTCCATCGGAGTGAAAGCTATTTTCACACCTAAAGATTATGATCTAATGGATGTAATGGATCGTATCATAGACATCGTATCCGCGAAGATCCCAGCTTCCGTTTAG
- a CDS encoding class I SAM-dependent methyltransferase, translating into MSKKPQDSDYIAYGANGLPFETSYWDEIYGSGKDVDASFNAKEHAKYIKSVFDLMQVHPRSIADFGFGKALLLKEFVKIFQPNRVFAVDPSEDMIDAIAKQKWIRSYNLSFLHSTIQDLELKHIHLPPFTLGICNSVVQYIEDKHLPKVFEKLHKITNYLYFTVPTKNDYTRMKKEIYFTDPYAHQRSKKYYEKLIRPYYRRVAFNLLESRITKDSPFCDELFVDD; encoded by the coding sequence ATGAGTAAAAAACCGCAAGACTCCGATTATATCGCTTACGGAGCTAACGGTCTACCATTCGAAACTTCCTATTGGGACGAAATTTATGGAAGCGGGAAGGACGTAGATGCTTCTTTCAACGCGAAAGAACATGCAAAATATATAAAATCTGTTTTTGATCTAATGCAGGTCCATCCTAGGAGTATTGCAGATTTCGGTTTTGGGAAGGCTCTACTTTTAAAAGAATTTGTAAAAATATTCCAGCCAAATCGCGTATTTGCAGTAGATCCTTCTGAAGATATGATAGATGCCATTGCAAAACAAAAATGGATCCGTTCTTATAATCTTTCTTTTTTACATTCTACTATCCAGGATCTGGAGTTGAAACATATTCATCTTCCTCCATTCACTCTGGGTATTTGTAATTCGGTAGTTCAGTATATTGAAGATAAACATCTTCCTAAGGTTTTTGAAAAACTACATAAGATCACGAATTATCTCTATTTTACGGTTCCTACCAAAAATGATTACACAAGAATGAAGAAGGAAATCTATTTTACGGATCCTTATGCCCATCAAAGATCCAAAAAGTATTACGAAAAACTAATTCGTCCTTATTACAGAAGAGTTGCCTTCAATCTTCTGGAGAGTAGGATCACGAAAGATAGCCCGTTTTGTGACGAGCTGTTCGTGGATGATTGA
- a CDS encoding LuxR C-terminal-related transcriptional regulator — MKLYKIAILEDDPAFASQCKERLKKMNRVTKVEVYNSAEEFPNEGDAPYDLVFVDVDLPGKSGLDFILERHSTDSKTNYAILSAFESEEALFKALKAGAIGYILKKDVGDIQEKAEILLEGGGILSPGLAARVIHSFRKTSQKEVEILSNREKKVLDMIVDGKKTKEIATFLGTKEGTVRVQIKSIFRKLHVNSRLELVRKFS, encoded by the coding sequence GTGAAATTATACAAAATTGCGATCTTAGAAGACGACCCTGCATTTGCGAGTCAGTGCAAAGAAAGATTAAAAAAAATGAATAGAGTTACTAAGGTAGAAGTTTATAATTCTGCCGAGGAGTTTCCTAATGAGGGAGATGCTCCTTATGACTTAGTGTTCGTAGATGTAGATCTTCCTGGCAAAAGTGGCTTGGATTTTATTTTAGAAAGACACTCGACCGATTCCAAAACAAATTATGCGATTTTATCCGCATTTGAATCCGAAGAAGCATTATTCAAGGCTCTAAAAGCGGGAGCAATAGGATATATATTAAAAAAAGATGTAGGAGATATCCAAGAAAAAGCGGAGATACTTTTAGAAGGGGGAGGGATACTTTCTCCAGGGCTTGCTGCAAGAGTCATCCATTCCTTCCGTAAAACTTCCCAAAAAGAAGTGGAGATATTATCCAATCGAGAAAAGAAAGTGTTGGATATGATCGTAGACGGCAAAAAAACCAAGGAAATTGCGACTTTCTTGGGTACTAAAGAAGGGACAGTAAGAGTCCAGATCAAAAGTATATTCAGAAAATTGCATGTTAATTCCAGATTGGAATTAGTTAGAAAATTTTCTTAA
- a CDS encoding MBL fold metallo-hydrolase — MFGKKARKVTIYTSFVLFGLFLLVLCQTACLSSFGGSPSGTRLERMKTSKMFHDGKFENDPFVPMLSSGDYIGVLKRQFFGSEVRTPPAPIPVQKPDLKTFSDPVSPGLRAIWFGHSSVLVEIDGIRIFTDPVFSGKVSPFESIGPGRLFPLPLELSELPNIDAVVISHDHYDHLDMSVAQFLAKKGTKYFVPLGIGAHLESWGIPENQIIELDWWEKGNIKNIEIVCTPAVHYSGRGIFNGKSTLWSSWSLIGPKHKFFHSGDTGYSPHFTEIGKKLGPFDLTSIKVGAYDWTWEGIHMNPESAVQAHLDLKGKTMLPVHWATFNLAIHSWDEPILRTKQGADQNGVRLATPKPGEWLDLQKDLISESWWEKVK, encoded by the coding sequence ATGTTCGGAAAAAAAGCACGGAAAGTCACGATTTACACTTCTTTCGTTCTATTCGGTTTATTCTTATTGGTTTTATGCCAAACAGCTTGTCTGAGTTCCTTCGGAGGAAGCCCTAGCGGAACTAGACTGGAAAGAATGAAAACTTCTAAGATGTTCCATGATGGTAAGTTCGAAAATGATCCGTTCGTTCCTATGCTTAGCTCCGGAGATTATATAGGAGTTTTAAAAAGACAATTTTTCGGTTCGGAGGTAAGGACCCCCCCTGCTCCTATTCCCGTTCAAAAACCCGACTTAAAAACTTTTTCAGATCCTGTATCACCCGGACTAAGAGCGATTTGGTTTGGACATTCTTCCGTATTGGTTGAAATAGACGGGATACGCATCTTCACCGATCCTGTTTTTTCCGGAAAAGTTTCTCCTTTCGAAAGTATCGGACCCGGAAGACTTTTTCCTTTACCATTAGAACTATCAGAACTTCCTAATATAGATGCAGTTGTAATCTCACACGATCATTATGATCATCTAGATATGAGTGTTGCTCAATTTTTAGCGAAGAAGGGTACAAAATATTTCGTGCCCTTAGGTATCGGCGCTCATTTGGAATCTTGGGGAATTCCGGAAAACCAGATCATAGAATTGGATTGGTGGGAGAAAGGAAATATTAAGAATATTGAAATTGTCTGTACACCCGCAGTTCATTATTCCGGACGAGGTATTTTCAACGGTAAGTCCACACTCTGGTCTTCATGGAGCCTGATCGGACCTAAACATAAATTTTTTCACAGCGGGGATACAGGTTATTCCCCTCATTTCACCGAGATAGGCAAAAAATTAGGACCTTTCGATCTGACTTCTATAAAAGTGGGAGCTTATGATTGGACCTGGGAAGGAATTCATATGAATCCTGAAAGTGCAGTCCAAGCTCATTTAGATCTAAAAGGCAAAACGATGCTCCCTGTACATTGGGCAACTTTCAATCTTGCAATTCACTCTTGGGATGAACCTATTTTAAGAACAAAACAAGGAGCGGATCAAAATGGGGTCCGTTTAGCAACGCCTAAACCGGGAGAATGGCTGGATTTACAAAAGGATCTAATTTCCGAATCTTGGTGGGAAAAAGTAAAATAG
- a CDS encoding haloalkane dehalogenase: MQTYLETPSECFSDLKDYPFSPNYISIGEFKMHYVDEGPKNAKETLLLLHGEPSWSYLYRKMIRPLSEKGYRVIAPDLIGFGKSDKPTDLETYTYKNHVDWLKNFIIGLDLQNITLFCQDWGGLLGLRAVAELDSRFARVCAANTFLPTGDIPPKEDFFKWLRFSQEVSKLPVGKIIQNGCVSKLSPDIIHAYDSPYPDESYKAGARKFPTLVPISPDNPETERNRQAWMFYKNFKKPFITMFSDGDPITKGGDIFFRRTIPGAKGQKHTVIQGAGHFLQEEKGELLAELLSEFIRDNP; this comes from the coding sequence ATGCAAACTTATTTAGAAACCCCTTCCGAATGTTTTTCCGACCTAAAGGATTATCCTTTTTCTCCTAATTATATTTCCATAGGGGAATTCAAAATGCATTATGTGGATGAAGGTCCTAAGAATGCAAAAGAAACGCTTTTATTATTACATGGAGAACCGAGTTGGTCTTATCTTTATAGAAAGATGATCCGTCCTTTATCAGAAAAAGGTTATAGAGTGATTGCACCTGATCTGATCGGTTTTGGAAAATCGGATAAGCCTACGGATCTAGAAACTTATACTTATAAAAACCATGTAGACTGGCTTAAAAATTTTATTATCGGTTTAGATTTACAAAATATTACTCTCTTCTGCCAAGATTGGGGAGGTTTATTAGGTTTAAGAGCGGTAGCGGAATTGGATTCTCGGTTTGCAAGAGTATGTGCTGCGAATACTTTTTTACCTACCGGTGATATTCCTCCTAAAGAGGATTTTTTTAAATGGCTTCGTTTTTCCCAAGAAGTCAGTAAACTTCCGGTAGGAAAGATAATCCAAAACGGATGTGTGAGTAAATTGAGTCCTGATATTATTCATGCTTATGATTCTCCTTATCCGGATGAATCTTATAAAGCGGGGGCTCGAAAATTTCCGACTCTTGTTCCTATATCTCCTGATAATCCTGAAACGGAAAGGAATCGTCAGGCTTGGATGTTTTATAAAAATTTCAAAAAACCTTTTATTACAATGTTTAGTGATGGTGATCCTATCACAAAAGGTGGAGATATATTTTTTAGAAGGACCATCCCGGGAGCAAAAGGACAGAAGCATACGGTGATCCAAGGTGCAGGTCATTTCCTTCAGGAAGAGAAGGGTGAATTACTTGCAGAACTTCTCTCTGAATTTATCCGTGACAATCCCTAG
- a CDS encoding enoyl-CoA hydratase/isomerase family protein: MDYKHLSVENKDGLLIVLLNRPESNNALNIRIRDELENVFSESKKDPKIRGILLGANGKNFCSGYDLEEVVETKLGSFRHRILEYHYRLYSFPKPLVCVLKGFCSAGGFDLALSGDYILSEKKTFLFRPEIRFGGPPLITTLARKVGPTKALSLTLLGEPLRSQDALKLGIIDEIVTEGDPIAKGLKVLEKLSQWDPKLIRAEKEISNNFFQGNLYENLKKEFDLFKEFLENPNFLKIVTEYAKSIKQKA; this comes from the coding sequence ATGGATTATAAACATCTGAGTGTAGAAAACAAGGATGGATTGCTGATCGTATTATTAAACCGTCCTGAATCCAATAATGCGCTGAATATAAGGATTAGAGACGAATTAGAAAACGTCTTTTCGGAATCTAAAAAAGATCCTAAGATCAGAGGAATACTTTTAGGAGCAAACGGCAAAAACTTCTGTAGCGGCTATGATTTAGAAGAAGTAGTCGAAACAAAACTAGGTTCTTTCAGACACCGTATTTTAGAATATCATTATAGGCTTTATTCTTTTCCAAAACCCCTAGTCTGCGTATTAAAGGGTTTTTGTTCTGCTGGAGGTTTTGATCTGGCACTTTCAGGAGATTATATTCTTTCAGAAAAGAAAACATTCCTATTCCGACCAGAAATTCGATTCGGAGGTCCACCTTTGATCACCACTCTGGCTCGAAAAGTTGGTCCTACAAAAGCATTATCTCTTACATTACTTGGAGAACCTCTACGTTCCCAAGACGCATTAAAATTAGGAATCATAGATGAAATCGTAACGGAAGGCGATCCAATCGCAAAAGGTTTAAAAGTATTGGAAAAGCTCTCTCAGTGGGATCCAAAACTAATCCGAGCCGAAAAAGAGATCTCGAATAATTTTTTTCAGGGCAATCTTTATGAAAATTTAAAAAAGGAATTCGATCTATTCAAAGAATTTTTAGAAAATCCGAACTTCTTAAAAATAGTTACGGAATATGCAAAATCGATTAAACAGAAAGCCTGA
- a CDS encoding OmpP1/FadL family transporter produces MLFGSRVRKKFSLFFLAIISFLTPKLEAVGLFQPSHNARYGGMGGVNLAIGGSPMDIGTNPANLSLKNRKELEFGISLPYIRTVYKDKFSDPDPNLSYENSESYNVLAPLPYFAIRIPISEKWTYGGGIYIPGGGNGEVSGLTRITPNGQSLNDWSGMKLPSPIGDSRRIQESYSSTFYLVKSTHALSYKIGGLSIALGIEGIYSRQIAYQKFHDITGNIEVPGQGFDYKSKNAYALGGIFGTTYQITDTLKIAYSYQTSAKIPLDGSMQVGSYPSRTGVSATFAVPERHGLGFSYGTDTFKIGVDALYYNYASYTSTYKQTLAAPIFPTAFGQTNVIPQNLSYHDSWALGIGGEWIVNDWTYRLGARHNSGVLRSEGTNALQAGIMVQDLVSGGFGYSTGKWKFDFTLLYYLPVRVYNGGSADWNFNHAVFSKDDIRVNEFKHSLRSDIPAILLGASYSFD; encoded by the coding sequence ATGCTTTTTGGATCTAGAGTTCGTAAAAAATTCTCCTTATTTTTTTTAGCTATAATTTCTTTCCTGACTCCTAAGCTAGAGGCAGTTGGACTTTTTCAACCTTCACATAATGCGAGATACGGCGGTATGGGAGGAGTAAATTTAGCAATTGGAGGATCTCCTATGGACATAGGGACGAATCCGGCTAACTTAAGTCTCAAAAATCGAAAAGAGTTGGAATTCGGAATTTCTTTACCGTACATCCGTACAGTATACAAAGACAAGTTCTCAGATCCGGACCCAAATCTTTCTTATGAAAACTCCGAATCCTATAACGTGCTCGCCCCACTTCCCTATTTCGCGATCCGAATTCCAATCAGCGAAAAATGGACATATGGAGGAGGGATTTATATACCGGGCGGCGGAAATGGAGAAGTTTCCGGACTCACAAGGATCACACCAAACGGCCAAAGTTTGAACGATTGGTCAGGGATGAAACTCCCTAGTCCTATAGGAGATTCCAGAAGAATACAGGAAAGTTATTCTTCTACTTTTTATCTAGTCAAATCCACACATGCACTCTCTTATAAGATCGGCGGACTTTCAATAGCTCTAGGAATAGAAGGAATTTATTCTAGGCAGATCGCTTACCAAAAGTTTCATGATATTACGGGAAATATCGAAGTTCCCGGCCAAGGTTTCGATTATAAAAGTAAAAATGCATATGCACTAGGCGGCATTTTCGGAACTACTTATCAGATCACTGATACATTAAAAATTGCTTATTCTTACCAAACTTCTGCAAAAATTCCCTTGGACGGAAGTATGCAAGTCGGTTCTTATCCGAGCCGTACCGGAGTTTCTGCAACATTTGCGGTCCCAGAAAGACATGGTTTAGGTTTTTCTTATGGAACAGATACGTTCAAGATCGGAGTAGATGCATTATATTATAATTATGCTTCTTATACTTCTACCTATAAACAAACATTGGCCGCTCCAATTTTCCCGACCGCATTCGGGCAAACGAATGTGATCCCTCAAAATTTAAGTTATCATGATTCTTGGGCGTTAGGAATCGGAGGAGAATGGATCGTAAACGATTGGACCTATAGATTAGGTGCAAGGCATAACTCTGGAGTTTTAAGATCAGAAGGGACAAATGCACTCCAAGCAGGTATCATGGTCCAAGATCTGGTCTCCGGTGGATTCGGATATTCTACCGGAAAATGGAAATTCGATTTTACACTTTTATATTATCTTCCGGTAAGAGTTTATAATGGAGGTTCGGCAGATTGGAACTTCAACCATGCCGTCTTTTCCAAAGATGATATCCGAGTAAATGAATTCAAACATTCATTAAGATCGGATATCCCTGCGATATTATTAGGAGCTAGCTATTCCTTTGATTAA